Part of the Desulfobaccales bacterium genome is shown below.
CGCCCTCACCGCTATGGGGGTGGTGCGCAAATCCGAGGGGACCTTCCAGAATGGCGAGGCAGCCTCCGCCTTCCTGGTTCACGGCACGGACAACTACCGGGGGGCCATCATCCGCCACCTCAGCCACACCTGGCACGGCTGGACGGAACTCACCGACACCGTGATGAGGGGGCGGGCCCCGGAGGTGAAGGCGGAAAAATGGCTGGACCGCCACCCCGTCCGGGAAGAGGTCTGGGTGCGGGACTTCATCTGGGGCATGCACGCCTTGGCCCGGGACCTGGCCCCAGAGGTGGCGGCCAGGCTGGATTTCACCGGGGTGCGCCGGCTCCTGGATCTGGGGGGCGGCCCCGGCACTTATGCCATCACCTTCGCCCAGGCGGCCCCGGAGATCACCGCAGTGGTTTTTGATCTGCCCGGCCCCTGCGAGATCGCTCGGGAAAACATCGCCCGCCATGGCTTAAGCCACCGGGTCACGGTGCTGCCTGGCAACTTCCTCACCGATGACATCGGGCGGGACTATGACTTCATTTGGATCTCCCACATCCTGCACAGTCACAGCGAGGTCCAATGCCGGGGGCTCCTGGCCAAGGCGGTGGCGGCCCTCAATCCCGGTGGCACCCTGGCGGTGCAGGACTTCTTCCTGAACGACGACGGCTACACCCCGGCGGAGGCGGCCTTCTTTTCGGTGCACATGCTGGCGGTGACCCCGGAGGGCCGCTCCTACCGTTACCGGGAGGTGATGGAGTGGCTGACCGCCCTGGGTCTTTCCGCCCCGGAGCATGTCGCCACCAGCCCCCAGACCTCGGTGGTCCTGGCCCGGAAGCCCTGAAGGGTCGGGGAAGGACGGCCTGGCGGGGCTTTCGCGGCCGACCTGGGGGCTGTCCGAACCGGAGGGGTGAAATTGCGGCCCCTGCCGGGCTGGCATATAATGGAAGCATGGCCAACGCGCCTGTAGCTCAGGTGGACAGAGCAACGGACTTCTAATCCGTGGGTCGCAGGTTCGAATCCTGCCAGGCGCGCCAGGAAAATCAAGGTCTTAGGTTATTCCCCCTCAAATCATTTATGCCAGGGATAACCAAGGGATAACCTGAATGCAGAAGGACACGGGGCGGGTTGGAATGTTTCCTTGTGAAAACATGGGATCTTAGGTTCTGGCTTTCGCCATCCATCTAAAAGCCGCAGGGATTCGGATAACGCCGAGGTCGTCCAAACCCCGAGGTGCTGGGCCGAGTCAGACCCGTAATACGTATGCAATGCCAGAATAGAAAAACCGGGGGATGGGACTCCTACCCCCCCGGCTAAAGATGCTAGGGCCGGAAAATTTTTAAAATTCTTTAAGGCAATGAGCATATTAAATAATGTTATTT
Proteins encoded:
- a CDS encoding methyltransferase encodes the protein MPPRFGELMEMATRFRPARILMTAVELGLFDHLEEPRTPKDLAGVVGADPRALEILLNALTAMGVVRKSEGTFQNGEAASAFLVHGTDNYRGAIIRHLSHTWHGWTELTDTVMRGRAPEVKAEKWLDRHPVREEVWVRDFIWGMHALARDLAPEVAARLDFTGVRRLLDLGGGPGTYAITFAQAAPEITAVVFDLPGPCEIARENIARHGLSHRVTVLPGNFLTDDIGRDYDFIWISHILHSHSEVQCRGLLAKAVAALNPGGTLAVQDFFLNDDGYTPAEAAFFSVHMLAVTPEGRSYRYREVMEWLTALGLSAPEHVATSPQTSVVLARKP